In Rhodococcus qingshengii JCM 15477, the sequence TCTCCGATCCAGGCGAATTGATCGCGGCAATACCCGCACTCCTGGGCTTCCACCCGTCCAACTCTGTGGTTGCGCTGTCTCTGATGGGCGCCTCCGCCTCGACGCTCGGACCAGTGATGCGGCACGACTACTTTCCCAGTGTCAGGGGAAAGCCCGCGAGGCAGATGAGCGCGGCGCTGCGCCAGTTCGCCGCCGTCTGTGACGGGGAAGGCGCGCGTGCGGTCGTTCTCGTGGTGATCACCGATTGCTCGGCAGCTGAAACTCTGATCGATGAAACCATCGAGCTGGCCGAGGTATTCGAAGACATGCTCGGCGGAACCTGCGTCGAGCTGGCCGACGTATTGTGCACGGCCGCAATAGAATCTGGCCAGCCGTGGACGAGCGTCATGCGTTCGATTCACCGCGGCACCCTGCCAGACCCGGCATCTTCGTCGGTTGCGGCAGCACAGGTGTTGGGCGGGAGGGTCATTCGCCGTTCGCGTGAGGAACTGGTCCGGTGGGTACACGGCGCCGCTCGCAATCACGACACGATTGCCCGACTGATCGCGAGCCGACGAGAGTCGAGCGCGCACAGAGGGGGACCGAGCGGTGAAACCGCAGTTCAGCGCCGGATCGATCTGGTGTTGGAACATGTCCGCCGTGTCGAGGCAGGCGCTCACCGCCCTGACCCGCAGGAATGCGCCGATCTGGTGGTCGCATTGACGGACGTACGCGTGCGCGACGTGGTGCTGGGATTGGCGATCACGTCCGTTGCGGCACATGCTGAGCAATTGTGGCTCGTGCTCACCCATGAAGTCCCGTTGCCCGAACGAGCTTGGCCGGCAACACTTCTCGGCTTCTTTGCATACGTGCGTGGCGACGGACCTCTGGCAGGTGTTGCGCTGTCGGCCGCGCTGTCGGCC encodes:
- a CDS encoding DUF4192 domain-containing protein, with the translated sequence MTTSPLPGEFEFSDDDLAALLGCVERVSDPGELIAAIPALLGFHPSNSVVALSLMGASASTLGPVMRHDYFPSVRGKPARQMSAALRQFAAVCDGEGARAVVLVVITDCSAAETLIDETIELAEVFEDMLGGTCVELADVLCTAAIESGQPWTSVMRSIHRGTLPDPASSSVAAAQVLGGRVIRRSREELVRWVHGAARNHDTIARLIASRRESSAHRGGPSGETAVQRRIDLVLEHVRRVEAGAHRPDPQECADLVVALTDVRVRDVVLGLAITSVAAHAEQLWLVLTHEVPLPERAWPATLLGFFAYVRGDGPLAGVALSAALSADSEHTLAGLLDLSLQSGMRPDGIRDLAAVGLSIGESLGITGLPPALPNGS